A region of the Mycobacterium sp. NBC_00419 genome:
CGGAACCTCGGAGATCCAAAGGAATACGATCGCCGAGCAGGTCCTCGACATGCCGCGCGACCCGTCGATGCCGGCTCGGTGACCCTCAGCACGCGACGTTGATGCGGAAGGTTCCGGAGGTACGCGCGCTGGGGCTTGCGGCGTTGAAGCCGAACGCTTCGCCCTTGACATCCAAAGTGGACCCGATGGGGCGGATCTCGGCGCTTCCGTCGAGGCCTTGCCAGTAGCTGCCGGTGAAGCCGCCAATGTTGCGGATGCTCACGGATTTGGCGGCCAGACCACGTCCGTTGTCGACGACCATCGTCGTGCCAGCCTTTGAGTCACCGGTGGTGATCGTGGTCAGGTTGCCGTCCCGGACACAGGCGACTGCCGTGGTCGTGCCGGCATCCTGCCCGTTCACCGTGACAGAGGCCGTCCCGACGGCCAATTCCCCCGGCTTCAGGGGCGGTTCGACGGGGCCTTTGGAGCAGGCCGACAGTGCAGCGATGGCTACGGTTGCGCAAACGATGACGGCGAGGCGTTCTTTCACCGGCTCC
Encoded here:
- a CDS encoding lipoprotein LpqH, giving the protein MKERLAVIVCATVAIAALSACSKGPVEPPLKPGELAVGTASVTVNGQDAGTTTAVACVRDGNLTTITTGDSKAGTTMVVDNGRGLAAKSVSIRNIGGFTGSYWQGLDGSAEIRPIGSTLDVKGEAFGFNAASPSARTSGTFRINVAC